The Luteolibacter rhizosphaerae genome contains the following window.
GCCCCGACGGAATCCAACGAGGAGAACGCCGCGCTGAAGAAGCTTCTCAACATGAGCGTGAACGAGATCGAACTCTCGGTCCGTGCCGCCAACTGCCTCAACAACGCCAACATCACTTCCGTGGGCCAGCTCGCGATGAAGTCGGAGGCGGAAATGCTCAAGTATCGCAACTTCGGCAAGAAGTCGCTCAACGAGATCAAGGACAAGCTCTCCGAACTCGGCCTCGGCCTCGGAATGTCCCTGGATCCTTCGTTGCTCTCCGGCCCGGTGCCGGCCGTCCGCGGCCCGCGTCTCGGCGTCGAAGAAGAAGCCCCGGTGGGCCTTGCCGACCTGATCGCCCAGAACCTCGACGACTAATTAAGAAAGGGACCGCACCCGATGAGACATCGCCGCAATACCACCAAGCTCAAGCGCACCGCCGCCCACCGGCGCTCGCTGCTTGCCAACCTCGCCTGCAGCTTGATCGAGCATGGCAGCATCCGCACCACGCTCGCCAAGGCCAAGGCCCTGCGCCCCGTGGCTGAGAAGATGATCGGCCTCGGCAAGCGTGGAGATCTCCACGCCCGCCGCCAGGCTGTCGCCTTCCTGCGCCAGAAGGACATCGCCAAGAAGCTCTTCGAAGAGGTCGCCCCTCTCTCGAAGGACCGCCAGGGCGGTTACTGCCGGATCACCAAGCTGGGTGCCCGCATGACCGACTCCGCGCCGATGGCCGTGATCGAGTGGGTGGACCAGCCGGCTGTCGAAGAGACCGCCGTGGCCGCTCCCGCCGCTGAAGAGCCCGCCGCCGTGGCTGCTCCCGCTGCTGCTGAAGAAGCCGCCGAAGCCAAGCCCGCCAAGAAGAAGGCGGCGAAGAAGGCGAAGGCCGCTGACGAAGCCGCGGAGTAATCCGCAGGTCGTCGAGAGACTGATTCCTAAGACCCCCGCCGGAGCGATCCGGCGGGGGTTTTCGGTTTGAAGGCGGGATCATCCATCGCTAATCTTCCGATCATCGATCGGTGGGAAATCGCCATGAAGCGTGATCTATCAGAGCAGGTGGTCCGGATGCGCATTGTCGTCAGTGCGCCGCTATCCGGGGTGACATTCGCGGTGCAGCGCGGCAAGGCCGGTTTGCTCGCGCCGACGGTAAGCAGTGCGGAGTCGCTCGAGTTCGAGTTCTCGCTGCGTGTCGCGATGGATCCGGCCCAAGGGTTCAATTTCCTCGGTGAGTTCGCGCAGGGCCCGCGGACCGACCGCTTCATCTATCTCAATTCCGGAACCTATGCCGGCCAGCCGCATACCACCTGGGCCCGTCGCGCGAAATTGAAGCTGGCTTCCATCCCGGCGGCCTTGATTGAAGGCGCGATGACGTCCCCGGGGCAGGTCCTCGAAGCAAGGCTCGCCGGAACGGGAAGCGACGGCGGACCGATCTGCGCGACCGTGAAGCCGGAAGCCCTCGAATGGCGCTTGGTGAGAAGTGCCGCCGCCGTGGCTGCTCCCGCTGCTTCTGCTGAAGCAGCCGCCGAAGCCAAGCCCGCCAAGAAGAAGGCGAGCAAGAAGGCCAAGGCCTCGGAGTAAGCGCTTGGTTGTTCAGACGTAGGCCATCCCGCCATGAGTGCCACTATCACCAAAAAGGTCACGAAAGAGAAGCTGGCGAAGATTCTGCCTCGCGCTTACACGGACCGTTGGGGGTCGGTCAATGTTCCTGAGCCGATCACGGTGATCGTATTCGATGACTCCGTCGTCAAGTCCGGCACGCTCCGCAAGGCGCTGCACCGCGTTGGCGACAGCTTGGAATCACTTGTTCTTGTCGGGGGAGACTTCACCGATGAATCTCGCGCGATAGCGAGTGAGATAAGAGCCTTCCTGCTAGCTCAGAGTTGCTATGGCTGGACAGACGAGAGCTATCAGCAGATTCGCAAGATCATCGGCTCGAAAGTGAAAACACCAGACTTGAGACGCGATGCTTGATCATTCGCTGAAGCCAGCCCGGTCATTGGGCTGTGGCATCCGCTAGCAGATGCCCCGCAGCCAATGGATGCCTTCCCCATCCTTGAAAAATCTGTCCGTAGTTGTGATGTTCTCCAGAAGTTGATGCAATTCGTCCGCTGCCTCCGATACCGCGATCTCCCCAAACCGAAGTGGGACGAGAACGAGGAGGCATCGCTGGAGAAAGAGTTCAACGAGGTCTACGACCAGTTAGTCGCGGCGCTCAGCGAGCTCTACCTCGTGGATGACCAGGCGGGTTCGGGGCCGGAGAATGCCGTGATCTCAATGTCCCGCTACGATGTGTCGATCTGCCGTCACCACAACATTGTCGCGGATTCTCCCGCTTGGCACCCTGATCTCGTGATGACGATGCATGCCGTTCTTCAAGAAGTGCCGGCAGGATGGACTTTCGGGATTGATGCGACTGAGTTTCCTCCGGGCCAAGCGCACGTCGTGATTCAGCGCGATGGAACCGTATCCGGATGGTCGGAGTTCGGCGCCAGAGCAACTCTCGGTCGGCTTGGCTTCCCTCCCCGGCTTGGATTGCTTTGGAACACCTGGTGTTTTCTGGTCAATTGGGTAGACGACTTGCGCAGGCGCCTTGCGGTTCGGCGAGCGTTGAAGGCCCCCCGGCCAGAATGCATCGTCACCAAGGACGCCGCGAAGACCGGCGAACAAGATGTCCCTCCTAACGCCTGATCCGCCGCGAGTCCAAGCCGTTATGAACATTCAACCACCAACCTGCAGTCGAAGCCACGCTCACGGTAGGGCTTAGGTGAACTTCGACGCTCGATCTTGAACACACATGACGCGAGCCGCCGACCATCTCGATGCTTCATTTCCCGCGTCGTTTATTGGCTTCACTCGTCACTGTGAGGCCTATTGCGTAGCAGGGTGTTGTGGCTTGGATGCCTTTTCCTTCGATGATTCGACTCTTGAAAGTGCCATCATGGCCTACGGGGTAAATGCAACAGAGTCAATGTGCGCAGAGTCCCAACAGGCTGCCTTACAATTCTCGCACGAAACTCGCCAGTGTTGGTCATCCCAGGATGATTTTAATGCGATATGGGATAATGGTTCAGAACTGTCCAAGTGGATTCTAGAAATCATTGGAGACACTCGACGGTTAACCCCAAGACTGAGCAAACAAGCGGACGCAGGGAAGGAGCCGATTTGAGTTCGAGAAACTGATTCCCAAGCTCCCGTCGGAGCGGTCCGAGGGGCGGCGGTTTGAAGGCGGAATCATCAATCACCAATCTTCCAATCATCAATCGGACTGCGGCTGCGCTGGGGGATGGTGGCGGGGGAGGGGCGTCCCTTCGACTCATCCTTGAAGTCCGGAGGGATGGCGTGATAACTAAGCGGTCATGATGAAGCGCTTCTTCCTGATCACGGCCTTGTTATTCGCCCAAGTGGCGCTCGCGGAGGAATCCAAGTTTGTCGATGACGCACCGAAGGGATTCATCCACGTCCGCGAAGAGAGCGATGGGGTGGAATCCCACGACTTCATCAGGGCCGATTGTGTCGTGCGCCTCCTACAAATCTCGGAGGAGGACGCGGGCAAGATGCGGCACTACATCCGGCTGTACACCACGGGCACGGAGGGTTCTTCCCATGACATTGAATCCGCGACCCGGGAGGAGGCCGAGAAAGTTCGCGGCAGACTGCTGGAGATCCTGTCCGCGGCCACCGCTCCCGCCGCCAAGGCCAAGGAAACCATCAAAGCGAAGCCCGCCAAGAAGAAGGCGCGCAAGAAGCCCAAGGCTGCGGTGGAGGCTGTGGAGTGAGCGATCAGCTCACACCGCATGATCCCATGCGATTGAGCTCTGCCGGTGTTTGTCTTGTAGTTCCGCAGATTCCGGTTTCCCCGAGATAGTGTGCAGTTCCACAGTCCATTG
Protein-coding sequences here:
- the rplQ gene encoding 50S ribosomal protein L17, with protein sequence MRHRRNTTKLKRTAAHRRSLLANLACSLIEHGSIRTTLAKAKALRPVAEKMIGLGKRGDLHARRQAVAFLRQKDIAKKLFEEVAPLSKDRQGGYCRITKLGARMTDSAPMAVIEWVDQPAVEETAVAAPAAEEPAAVAAPAAAEEAAEAKPAKKKAAKKAKAADEAAE
- a CDS encoding DUF5990 family protein; translation: MKRDLSEQVVRMRIVVSAPLSGVTFAVQRGKAGLLAPTVSSAESLEFEFSLRVAMDPAQGFNFLGEFAQGPRTDRFIYLNSGTYAGQPHTTWARRAKLKLASIPAALIEGAMTSPGQVLEARLAGTGSDGGPICATVKPEALEWRLVRSAAAVAAPAASAEAAAEAKPAKKKASKKAKASE
- a CDS encoding DUF6331 family protein; this encodes MTRAADHLDASFPASFIGFTRHCEAYCVAGCCGLDAFSFDDSTLESAIMAYGVNATESMCAESQQAALQFSHETRQCWSSQDDFNAIWDNGSELSKWILEIIGDTRRLTPRLSKQADAGKEPI